From a region of the Candida albicans SC5314 chromosome 1, complete sequence genome:
- a CDS encoding uncharacterized protein (Ortholog of C. parapsilosis CDC317 : CPAR2_105440, Lodderomyces elongisporus NRLL YB-4239 : LELG_01504, Pichia stipitis Pignal : psti_CGOB_00118 and Candida orthopsilosis Co 90-125 : CORT_0B06660): MYTTLEYICTIVSIINLITALVIYIIDRKQGVSINSGKHFQSFKTCITMSILFGVLSMCVTLNNLHHSHRIDQ; this comes from the coding sequence ATGTACACTACATTGGAATATATTTGTACTATTGTAtctattatcaatttgataaCAGCATTGGTTATATACATTATTGATAGAAAACAGGGTGTTTCCATCAATTCCGGAAAGCATTTCCAATCTTTTAAAACCTGCATTACCATGTCAATTTTGTTTGGAGTATTGTCAATGTGTGTGACACTAAACAATTTACATCATAGCCATCGTATagatcaataa
- the LYS21 gene encoding homocitrate synthase (Homocitrate synthase, major isoform; lysine biosynthesis; expression increased in a fluconazole-resistant isolate; colony morphology-related gene regulation by Ssn6; ketoconazole-repressed; regulated by Gcn2, Gcn4, Hap43), with the protein MVDGYKEVSESFDRSKIQHNPYGPNPGDFLSNVGNFQLIESTLREGEQFANAFFSTETKIEIAKALDDFGVDYIELTSPVASEQSRKDCEAICKLGLKAKILTHIRCHMDDARVAVETGVDGVDVVIGTSQFLRQYSHGKDMNYIAQSAIEVIEFVKSKGIEIRFSSEDSFRSDLVDLLNIYRTVDKIGVNRVGIADTVGCANPRQVYELVRTLKSVVKCDIECHFHNDTGCAIANAYTALEGGARLIDVSVLGIGERNGITPLGGLMARMIAADREYVLSKYKVHKLRDIENLVAEAVQVNIPFNNPITGFCAFTHKAGIHAKAILANPSTYEILSPSDFGLTRYIHFANRLTGWNAIKSRVDQLNLHLTDEQCKEVTNKIKKLGDVRQLNIDDVDSIIKDFHADMSTPLLKSNGAEEEPDVKKQKV; encoded by the coding sequence ATGGTTGACGGATATAAAGAAGTTTCAGAATCATTCGATCGTTCCAAAATCCAACATAACCCTTATGGTCCTAATCCAGGTGATTTTCTTTCGAATGTTggcaattttcaattgattgaatcaACTTTGAGAGAAGGTGAACAGTTTGCCAATGCATTTTTCAGCACCGAaaccaaaattgaaattgctAAAGCCTTAGATGATTTTGGGgttgattatattgaattgaCTTCACCAGTGGCATCTGAACAATCAAGAAAAGATTGTGAAGCCATTTGTAAATTAGGTTTAAAAGCCAAAATATTGACTCACATTAGATGTCATATGGATGATGCCAGAGTTGCTGTTGAAACTGGGGTTGATGGAGTTGATGTGGTTATTGGAACTTCCCAATTTTTAAGACAATACTCTCATGGTAAAGATATGAATTATATTGCACAAAGTGCTATTGAAGTCATTGAATTTGTCAAATCAAAAGGTATTGAAATCCGTTTCAGTTCTGAAGATTCTTTTAGATCAGATttggttgatttattaaacatTTACCGTACtgttgataaaattggGGTTAACAGAGTTGGTATTGCTGATACTGTTGGTTGTGCTAATCCAAGACAAGTTTATGAATTGGTGAGAACATTGAAATCAGTAGTCAAGTGTGACATTGAATGTCATTTCCATAATGATACTGGCTGTGCCATTGCCAATGCATACACAGCTTTGGAAGGTGGGGCCAGATTGATTGATGTTTCCGTATTGGGTATTGGTGAAAGAAATGGTATTACTCCATTGGGTGGGTTAATGGCGAGAATGATTGCTGCTGATCGTGAATATGTTTTGTCAAAATATAAAGTTCATAAATTGagagatattgaaaatttggttGCTGAGGCGGTTCAAGTTAACATTCCATTCAATAATCCGATCACTGGGTTCTGTGCTTTCACTCATAAAGCTGGTATCCATGCTAAAGCTATCTTGGCCAATCCATCTACTTATGAAATTTTGAGTCCAAGTGATTTCGGTTTAACCAGATATATTCACTTTGCTAATAGATTGACTGGTTGGAATGCCATCAAATCAAGAGTTGATCAGTTGAACTTGCATTTAACTGATGAACAGTGTAAAGAAGTCACTAACAAGATTAAGAAATTGGGTGATGTCAGACAATTGAATATCGATGATGTGGATTCAATCATCAAAGATTTCCATGCTGATATGTCAACACCacttttgaaatcaaatggaGCGGAAGAAGAACCAGAtgtaaaaaaacaaaaagtttAA
- the LPG20 gene encoding aldo-keto reductase superfamily protein (Aldo-keto reductase family protein; similar to aryl alcohol dehydrogenases; osmotic stress-induced, correlates with overexpression of MDR1 in fluconazole-resistant isolate; stationary phase enriched protein) has protein sequence MSIELKYNNLGESGLKIAPIIVGCMSYGDKRWAQWVLEDEEKIFQILKRCYDVGLRTFDTADVYSNGKSEELIGKFIKKFNIPRDRIVILSKVFFPVDPQTPGFSLATRDNFPVLDYYNSQGLSRKHVLQAVQNSVERLGTYIDVLQVHRLDKDTPKKEIMKTLNDVVDQGLARYIGASSMKVTEFAQLQFIAEQNHWHKFISMQNYYNLIHREEEREMIPFCKDNFISKVGIIPWSPIARGVLTRPVDTSSENSRDKLDKTFKLLHLDELTDADKEIISRVEKIAKDNKVSMAVVATAWVISKGCNPIVGLSSVERVDDILKATVLKLTEEDIKYLEEPYVPKQPLN, from the coding sequence ATGTCAATTGAACTTAAATATAACAATTTGGGTGAATCAGGATTAAAAATTGCCCCTATTATTGTGGGTTGTATGAGTTATGGAGACAAAAGATGGGCTCAATGGGTattagaagatgaagagaaaattttccaaatattgaaaagatGTTATGATGTTGGATTAAGAACATTTGATACTGCAGATGTTTATTCTAATGGGAAATCTGAAGAATTAATTGggaaatttattaaaaaattcaatattcCTCGTGATAGAATTGTTATTTTATCCAAAGTTTTCTTCCCCGTTGATCCTCAAACTCCTGGATTTTCATTGGCAACAAGAGATAATTTCCCAGTTTTAGATTATTATAATTCTCAAGGGTTATCAAGAAAACATGTTTTACAAGCTGTTCAAAATTCAGTTGAAAGATTAGGAACATATATTGATGTTTTACAAGTTCATCGATTGGATAAAGATACTCcgaaaaaagaaattatgaaaacattaaatgatgttgttgatcaaGGATTGGCAAGATATATTGGTGCTTCATCTATGAAGGTGACTGAATTTGCTCAACTACAATTTATTGCTGAACAAAATCATTGGCATAAATTCATTAGTAtgcaaaattattataatttgattcatagagaagaagaaagagaaatgATTCCATTTTGTAAAGATAATTTCATTAGCAAAGTTGGGATAATTCCTTGGTCACCTATTGCAAGAGGGGTGTTAACTCGTCCAGTTGATACCAGCTCTGAAAACTCAAGAGATAAATTAGATAAAACTTTTAAGTTATTACATCTTGATGAATTGACTGATGCtgataaagaaatcatttctcgtgttgaaaaaattgccAAAGACAACAAAGTAAGCATGGCTGTTGTCGCTACAGCTTGGGTTATTAGTAAAGGATGTAATCCAATTGTTGGACTTTCTTCTGTTGAACgtgttgatgatattttaaaaGCTACGGTTTTGAAGTTGACTGAAGAAGACattaaatatttggaaGAGCCTTATGTTCCTAAACAGCCACTCAATTGA
- the IFE1 gene encoding putative dehydrogenase (Putative medium-chain alcohol dehydrogenase; rat catheter and Spider biofilm repressed), with product MKAIVYHDRGDIRYDPNFPDPQIIRSDDVKIKVHYCGICGTDLKEYSDGPIFFPPKGELNEISQMESIQVMGHEISGEVIAIGDDVTNVKVGDKVVVEVTGTCLDRHRYQDSKNGDSPKPNCPSCVSGNYNACDYLALIGCGFANGGCAEYLVVANSKVIAFDQDKIPMDIAALIQPIAVSWHAVKVSNFKPGSNALILGGGPIGLTTIFALKGNQVSQIVLSEPALARRQLAEKLGVITYDPTGKSIEQCVEDLKKLSPGGYGYEYSYDCSGVKATFETGLKTLKIRGCATNVAIWAHKSIPLYPMEITLSEKMLTGSICFVKKDFEESIKAIENGLISIDELKMLITSKIHLQDGIEKGFLELINHKEKHIKILFSPKSEYLLSNGVNDSNK from the coding sequence ATGAAGGCAATTGTATACCACGACAGAGGAGATATTAGATACGACCCCAATTTCCCTGATCCACAAATCATTCGACTGGATGATGTCAAAATCAAAGTTCATTATTGCGGGATTTGCGGTACTGatttaaaagaatataGTGATGGGCCGATTTTTTTCCCACCGAAAGgtgaattgaatgaaatttcTCAAATGGAATCAATTCAAGTCATGGGTCATGAAATTAGTGGTGAAGTAATTGCTATTGGAGATGATGTAACCAATGTTAAAGTGGGTgataaagttgttgttgaagttaCAGGTACCTGTTTAGATAGACATCGTTACCAAGATTCTAAAAATGGCGATCTGCCTAAACCAAATTGTCCAAGCTGTGTTTCGGGTAACTATAATGCTTGTGATTATCTTGCTTTAATTGGTTGTGGATTTGCTAATGGTGGATGTGCAGAATATTTAGTTGTTGCTAATCTGAAAGTTATTGCATTTGATCAAGATAAAATCCCTATGGATATAGCCGCGTTAATTCAGCCAATAGCTGTTAGTTGGCATGCTGTTAAAgtatcaaattttaaacCCGGTTCTAATGCATTAATTTTAGGTGGTGGTCCCATTGgattaacaacaatttttgcTTTGAAAGGTAATCAAGTTTCTCAAATTGTTCTAAGTGAACCAGCATTAGCAAGACGTCAATTGGCAGAGAAATTAGGAGTTATTACTTATGACCCTACtggtaaatcaattgaacaatgtgttgaagatttaaaaaaattatcccCCGGAGGTTATGGATATGAATATTCATATGATTGTTCTGGAGTTAAAGCAACTTTTGAAACTGGattgaaaactttgaaaattcGTGGATGTGCAACAAATGTTGCCATTTGGGCTCATAAATCAATTCCATTATATCCTATGGAAATTACCCTTTCAGAAAAAATGTTAACTggatcaatttgttttgttaaaaaagattttgaagaatcaattaaagcaattgaaaatggtTTAATATcgattgatgaattgaaaatgttgaTTACTCTGAAAATTCATTTACAAGatggaattgaaaaagggtttttggaattaattaatcaCAAGGAAAAACATattaaaatattgttttctCCGAAAAGTGAATATTTACTATCCAATGGAGTAAATGAttccaataaataa
- the SYG1 gene encoding Syg1p (Ortholog(s) have role in signal transduction and Golgi apparatus, endoplasmic reticulum, mitochondrion, plasma membrane localization), with the protein MKFAESLKEGLVPEWQDQYVDYKEGKKLIKKCKKLQEEYAFEDTLKFQKKDINNTTDDRTPLIVPTEPQQVYTTGAIDENNENEVEGIPPLSASQYSNSGYSRRRLSIFATSVRSSSKKDDYIKEKANFTKWLNEQLMKVDDFYIEKEQDVYERFLLLQDQLYQLRDQKTQLIKEKNIHDNKNHPVKSNTDHVVNKVNDFAFHTKSIISNLNRFELPSLPSLRFLKKWKTKNKRDNQFQDEISLQIQDKADLNYAENRVRNGIVDITEGATIDSTSLEESDGESIFIPNVAAPQPPPPQTEEQLRKTRRRDYALHKQHFGVPYLYARKQLKSALLEHYRALSLLKSFKTMNRTAFRKITKKYDKALKTELMQPFMHKIDTTSYFLTSDLLDKLINHVEELYIVFFDSTSTDRKHSLEKLKTIAYAINASEMRPPSFYKEFFVSGLFLGFGLPLFVLALYTALDKTLNRDMTEGKYLLQIWAGFFLLNLTFILFAVNMAVFDKFKINYRFIFEFNIATTLNYKQFLMLPSFGFAFFTILAWFSFNNYWPSDFPGRDWPWIYFAVMLIIFFLPGNILYGNSRRWLQVALWRLLLSGLYPVEFRDFFLGDIVSSLTYTMGNISFFFCLYSHHWKGTFPGQIPSQNTCGSDKSRLMGFFSTLPSIWRFLQCIRRYMDTGDWFPHLANSMKYTITAIYYITLSIYRIDRKTQNRAVFIVFASMNSIISSIWDIVMDWSLLQSDSKNFLLRDHLFYKNPNYYYAAMITDVILRFQWVFYAFFTRQIQQSAVTSFCIAVAEIVRRFIWILFRMENEHATNVILFRASKDTPLPYSVSNKVEKAIKKLVELRYYSKFSEQQEPNFQDYSMDFQSTSPSNVGVNASTTIDTSATTGYSAARDRDTHIDESSIPISRKTIASTELSRRKSTFKVISDRLNRAHIKDFQRRKTALQIEDDSDDDEDEDEDELSLPPIRRTATTGGSSRLTSLRETEEV; encoded by the coding sequence ATGAAATTTGCTGAATCTTTGAAAGAAGGTTTAGTCCCTGAATGGCAGGATCAATATGTGGATTATAAAGAAgggaaaaaattaattaaaaaatgtaaaaaattacaagaagAGTATGCTTTTGAAGACACTTTGAAATTCCAAAAGAAAGATATTAACAATACTACTGATGATAGAACACCTTTGATTGTCCCTACAGAACCTCAGCAAGTGTATACTACAGGAGCCATAGATGAGAACAATGAGAATGAAGTTGAAGGAATACCACCCTTATCAGCTAGTCAATATTCTAACTCCGGGTATAGTCGACGCCGATTATCTATCTTTGCTACTTCAGTTAGATCCTCTAGCAAGAAAGATGACtatataaaagaaaaggcAAACTTTACCAAATGGTTGAATGAACAACTTATGaaagttgatgatttttatattgaaaagGAACAAGATGTGTATGAACGATTCTTGCTCTTACAAGatcaattatatcaacTTCGAGATCAAAAGACTCAACTTAtcaaagagaaaaataTTCATGACAACAAAAACCATCCAGTTAAATCTAATACTGATCACGTTGTCAACAAAGTCAATGATTTCGCTTTCCatacaaaatcaatcatCAGTAATTTGAATAGATTTGAATTACCTAGCTTACCGTCATTACGattcttgaaaaaatggaagacaaaaaataaacgggacaatcaatttcaagatGAGATATCTTTGCAAATCCAAGATAAAGCAGATCTAAACTATGCGGAGAATAGGGTGAGAAATGGGATTGTTGATATAACGGAAGGCGCAACCATTGATCTGACATCACTTGAAGAATCTGATGGTGAATCGATTTTCATCCCTAACGTTGCTgcaccacaaccaccaccacctcaAACTGAAGAACAATTACGGAAAACTAGACGACGTGATTATGCCTTACATAAACAACATTTTGGGGTGCCATATTTATACGcaagaaaacaattgaagTCAGCATTATTAGAACATTATAGagcattatcattattaaaatcatttaaaacCATGAATCGAACTGCATTTAGAAAAATCACCAAGAAATATGACAAGGCATTGAAAACAGAACTTATGCAACCTTTTATGCATAAAATAGACACAACATCTTATTTCTTAACTAGTGATTTACTAGACAAGTTAATCAACCATGTCGAAGAATTATACATTGTATTCTTCGATTCAACATCAACCGATAGAAAGCATTcattggaaaaattgaaaaccaTTGCATACGCCATCAATGCATCAGAAATGAGACCGCCATCATTTTATAAGGAATTTTTTGTTAGTGGATTATTTCTTGGATTTGGATTGCCGTTATTTGTGTTGGCACTTTACACGGCGTTAGATAAAACTTTGAATAGAGACATGACAGAGGGGAAATACTTGTTACAAATTTGGGCAGGGTTTTTCCTTTTGAATTTAAcgtttattttatttgcaGTTAATATGGCagtatttgataaatttaaaatcaattatagatttatttttgaattcaatattgCTACAAcattaaattataaacaatttttaatgtTACCATCATTTGGATTTGCATTTTTCACTATTTTAGCATGGTTCAGTTTTAACAATTATTGGCCATCTGATTTTCCTGGAAGGGATTGGCCATGGATTTATTTTGCTGTCAtgttaataatttttttcttaccGGGGAATATACTTTATGGTAATAGTAGAAGATGGTTACAAGTAGCCCTTTGGagattattattgtctGGATTATACCCTGTGGAATTCcgtgatttctttttaggtGATATTGTGAGTTCATTGACTTATACCATGGGGAacatttcatttttcttttgtttatattcaCATCATTGGAAAGGGACATTTCCTGGCCAAATACCATCACAAAATACTTGTGGATCAGATAAATCTCGATTAATGGGATTTTTCAGTACTTTGCCCAGTATATGGAGATTTTTACAATGTATTCGTCGTTATATGGATACTGGTGATTGGTTCCCACATTTAGCAAACCTGATGAAGTACACAATTACAGCAATATATTATATCACATTGAGTATCTATCGTATTGATAGAAAAACCCAAAATAGGGCAGTGTTCATTGTGTTTGCATCTATGAATTCCattatttcatcaatttggGATATTGTTATGGATTGGTCATTATTACAATCTGATTCGAAAAATTTCTTATTGAGGgatcatttattttataagaatccaaattattattatgcAGCAATGATTACTGATGTAATTTTAAGATTTCAATGGGTTTTCTATGCATTTTTCACTCgacaaattcaacaatcaGCAGTGACAAGTTTTTGTATTGCTGTAGCAGAAATTGTTAGAAGATTCATTTGGATACTTTTCCGAATGGAAAACGAACATGCCACCAATGTCATTTTATTTAGAGCTTCCAAAGATACTCCATTACCTTATTCTGTGTCTAACAAGGTTGAAAAAGCCATCAAGAAATTAGTTGAATTACGGTATTACTCCAAGTTTTCTGAACAACAAGAACCTAATTTCCAAGATTATTCAATGGATTTCCAATCTACAAGTCCTAGCAATGTTGGTGTTAATGCATCTACTACTATTGATACTTCAGCAACTACTGGTTATTCTGCTGCTCGTGATAGGGATACACATATCGATGAAAGTTCTATTCCAATCAGTAGGAAAACTATTGCTAGTACCGAATTATCACGTCGTAAAAGTACTTTTAAAGTGATTAGTGATCGATTGAATCGAGCTCACATTAAAGATTTTCAACGACGTAAAACTGCATTAcaaattgaagatgataGTGATGACGacgaagatgaagatgaagatgaattaaGCTTACCACCAATTCGGAGGACAGCAACCACTGGAGGATCAAGTAGATTGACATCATTAAGAGAAACTGAAGAAGTATGA
- the ERG3 gene encoding C-5 sterol desaturase (C-5 sterol desaturase; introduces C-5(6) double bond into episterol; some clinical isolates show increased azole resistance and defects in hyphal growth and virulence; Efg1p-repressed; fluconazole-induced), which yields MDIVLEICDYYLFDKVYADVFPKDGAVHEFLKPAIQSFSQIDFPSLPNLDSFDTNSTLISSNNFNISNVNPATIPSYLFSKIASYQDKSEIYGLAPKFFPATDFINTSFLARSNIFRETLSLFIITTIFGWLLYFIVAYLSYVFVFDKKIFNHPRYLKNQMSLEIKRATTAIPVMVLLTIPFFLLELNGYSFLYLDINECTGGYKAILWQIPKFILFTDCGIYFLHRWLHWPSVYKVLHKPHHKWIVCTPFASHAFHPVDGFFQSLPYHLYPLLFPLHKVLYLFLFTFVNFWTVMIHDGSYWSNDPVVNGTACHTVHHLYFNYNYGQFTTLWDRLGNSYRRPDDSLFVKDAKAEEEKKIWKEQTRKMEEIRGEVEGKVDDREYVEQ from the coding sequence ATGGATATCGTACTAGAAATTTGTGACTATTATCTTTTTGATAAAGTTTATGCTGATGTTTTCCCTAAAGATGGTGCTGTTCATGAATTTTTGAAACCAGCTATACAATCATTTTCACAAATAGATTTCCCAAGTCTCCCAAATTTGGATTCATTTGATACAAATTCTactttgatttcttcaaataatttcaatattagTAATGTTAACCCAGCAACTATTCCAagttatttattttctaaAATTGCTAGTTATCAAGATAAATCAGAAATTTATGGATTAGCTCCTAAATTTTTCCCAGCTACCGATTTCATTAATACTTCATTTTTAGCCAGATCAAACATTTTCAGAGAAACTTTATCACTTTTCATTATCACTACTATATTTGGTTGGttattatatttcattGTGGCTTACTTATCAtatgtttttgttttcgataagaaaattttcaacCATCCAAgatatttgaaaaaccaAATGTCTTTGGAAATTAAACGTGCCACTACTGCCATTCCAGTTATGGTTTTATTAACTATCccattctttttattaGAATTAAATGGGTATTCCTTCCTTTATTTAGATATCAATGAATGTACTGGTGGTTATAAAGCTATCTTGTGGCAAATTCCTAAATTCATTCTTTTCACCGATTGTGGTATTTATTTCCTTCATAGATGGTTACACTGGCCATCTGTTTACAAAGTGTTACATAAACCTCATCACAAGTGGATTGTTTGTACTCCATTTGCTTCTCATGCTTTCCATCCAGTTGATGGGTTCTTCCAATCTTTACCTTACCATCTTTACCCATTATTATTCCCATTGCATAAAGTATTGTACTTGTTTTTGTTCACTTTTGTTAACTTTTGGACTGTCATGATTCATGATGGTAGTTACTGGTCTAATGACCCAGTTGTCAATGGTACCGCTTGTCACACTGTCCATCACTTGTATTTCAACTACAATTACGGTCAATTCACTACTCTTTGGGATAGACTTGGTAACTCTTACAGAAGACCAGATGATTCATTGTTTGTTAAAGATGCAAAggcagaagaagaaaagaagatttgGAAAGAACAAACTAGAAAAATGGAAGAAATTAGAGGAGAAGTTGAAGGTAAAGTTGACGATAGAGAATATGTTGAACAATGA